Genomic window (Streptomyces sp. SLBN-31):
GCCCGGGGCGCCGCCGCGTCCAGGACGGTGTCGTCCCGGTGCGGCTCCGCCTGCCGGCCGCCGTTCGCCAGCTCCTCGAAGTCGGCACGGGCGACGGGCAGATAGAGCGTGAAGATGCTCCCCTGGCCGGGAGTGCTGTCGACGGTGACGGCACCGCCGAGCAGATGGGCGATCTCCCGGGTGATGGACAGGCCCAGGCCGGTACCGCCGTACTTGCGGCTGGTCGTTCCGTCGGCCTGCTGGAACGCCCCGAAGATCGTCTCCAGTTGCTGCTGGGGGATGCCGATGCCGGTGTCCTTCACCCGGAACGCCACCACGGGGCCGCCCCGGTGCACACCGCGCGGCACCTCCCGGTCGGCCGCCGGTTCGATGCTCAGCTCCACGCCGCCCTGCTCGGTGAACTTCACCGCGTTCGACAGCAGGTTGCGCAGGATCTGGCGCAGCCGGGAGTCGTCGGTGAGCAGGTCCGCGGGCGTTCCGGGCGCGGTGGCGACGGTGAAGTCCAGGCTCTTCTGCGTGGTCATCGGGCGGAACGTCGCCTCGACGTACTCCAGCAGCTGGCGCAGCGGGACCCGCTCGGGGGAGACGTCCATCTTGCCGGCCTCGACCTTGGACAGATCGAGGATGTCGTTGATCAGCTGCAGCAGGTCCGAGCCGGCCGAGTGGATGATCCCCGCGTACTCGACCTGCTTCGGGGTGAGGTTGCGCGAGGGGTTCTGGGCCAGCAACTGGGCCAGGATGAGCAGGCTGTTGAGCGGGGTGCGCAGTTCGTGGCTCATGTTGGCCAGGAACTCCGACTTGTACTTGGAGGCCAGCGCCAGCTGCTGCGCCCGGGTCTCCAGTTCCTGCCGGGCCTGCTCGATCTGCAGGTTCTTGGCCTCGATGTCGCGGTTCTGCGAGGCCAGCAGGGAGGCCTTCTCCTCCAGTTCGGCGTTGGAGCGCTGCAGTTCGACCTGCTGGACCTGCAACTCCCCGGACCTCGCCTGCAGTTCCACGGTCAGCCGCTGGGACTCCTCCAGCAGCTCGTCGGTACGGACGTTGGCGACGATGGTGTTGAGGTTGACGCCGATGGTCGGCATCAGCTGCGTCAGGAAGTCCTGGTGGATCTGCCGGAAGTGGCTGAGCGAGGCCAGTTCGATGACGCCGAGCACCTGCTCCTCGACCACGATGGGCAGCACCACCAGGGCGCGGGGGAGCGCGTGGCCGAGGCCGGAGGAGATGCTGACGTAGCCCTCGGGCAGGTCCTCCACGGTGATGGTCCGGCGGTTGCGCGCCGCCTGGCCGACCAGGGAGCGGCCGATGGGGATACGGGTGGGCCGGTCGGCGTCGTCCGGGAAGCCGTAGGAGCCCACCAGGCGCAGGTCGTGCCCGGCGTCGGTGTCCTCGGCGAGGTAGAAGGCGCCGTACTGGGCGGAGACCAGCGGCGTCAGCTCGTCCATGATCAGCTCGGCGACGACCGGCAGGTCACGGTGGCCCTGCATCAGGCTGGAGATGCGGGCCAGGTTGGTCTTGAGCCAGTCCTGCTCCTGGTTGGCCCGCGTGGTCTCGCGCAGGGACTCCACCATGGAGTTGATGTTGTCCTTGAGGTCGGCGACCTCGCCGGAGGCCTCCACGGTGATCGAGCGGGTCAGGTCGCCCTCGGCGACGGCACTGGTGACCTCGGCGATCGCGCGGACCTGCCGGGTCAGGTTCCCGGCGAGCTCGTTGACGTTCTCCGTCAGCCGCTTCCAGGTGCCCTCGACGCCCTCCACCTCGGCCTGTCCGCCCAGCCGGCCCTCGCTGCCGACCTCGCGGGCGACGCGGGTGACCTCCGCGGCGAACGACGACAGCTGGTCGACCATCGTGTTGATGGTCGTCTTCAGCTCCAGGATCTCGCCGCGCGCGTCGACGTCGATCTTCTTCGACAGGTCGCCGTTGGCCACCGCGGTCGTCACCAGGGCGATGTTGCGCACTTGCCCGGTGAGGTTGTTGGCCATGGAGTTGACGTTGTCCGTCAGGTCCTTCCAGGTGCCGGCCACGTTCGGCACGTGCGCCTGACCGCCGAGGCGTCCCTCGGTGCCGACCTCGCGGGCGACGCGGGTGACCTCGTCGGCGAACGCGGACAGCGTGTCGACCATGGTGTTGATCACATCGGCGAGGGCGGCGACCTCGCCCTTGGCCTCGACGGTGATCTTCTGCGACAGGTCGCCGCGGGCGACGGCGGTGGCGACCTGGGCGATGGAGCGGACCTGCCCGGTCAGGTTGGACGCCATCACGTTGACGTTGTCGGTGAGGTCCTTCCAGGTGCCCGAGGAGCCCCGGACGATGGCCTGACCGCCGAGGTTGCCCTCGGTGCCGACCTCGCGGGCGACGCGGGTGACCTCGTCGGCGAACGCGGAGAGCTGGTCGACCATGGTGTTGATGGTGTTCTTGAGTTCCAGGATCTCGCCGCGGGCGTCCACGGTGATCTTCTGGGAGAGGTCGCCCTGGGCCACCGCGGTGGCCACCTGGGCGACGTTGCGGACCTGCGCGGTGAGGTTGCCCGCCATGAAGTTCACGGAGTCCGTGAGGTCGCGCCAGGTGCCCTTCACGCCCTTGACGTCGGCCTGCCCGCCGAGGCGCCCCTCGGTGCCGACCTCGCGGGCGACGCGGGTGACCTCGTCACCGAAGGCGGAGAGCTGGTCGACCATGGTGTTGATGGTGTTCTTCAGTTCCAGGATCTCGCCGCGGGCGTCCACGGTGATCTTCTGGGACAGGTCGCCCTGCGCCACCGCGGTCGTCACCTGGGCGATGTTGCGGACCTGGGAGGTCAGGTTTCCGGCCATGAAGTTGACCGAATCGGTCAGGTCGCGCCAGACACCGCCGACGCCGGGGACCTGCGCCTGGCCGCCGAGACGTCCCTCGCTGCCGACCTCGCGGGCGACGCGGGTGACCTCGTCGGCGAACGCGGACAGCTGGTCGACCATCGTGTTGACGGTCTCCTTCAGCTGGAGGATCTCGCCGCGGGCGGGCACGTCGATCTTCTGTGACAGATCTCCCTTGGCGACCGCGGTGGCCACCTGGGCGATGTCACGGACCTGTGTGGTCAGGTTGCCCGCCATGGCGTTGACCGAGTCGGTCAGGTCGGCCCAGGTGCCGGAGACCCCCGGTACCTCCGCCTGTCCGCCCAGCGTGCCCTCGGTACCCACCTCGCGGGCCACCCGCGTCACTTCCGAGGTGAACACGGAGAGCTGGTCGACCATGCCGTTGAAAACGGTGGCGATGTCGCCGAGCAGGCCCTCCCCGTCCGACGGCAGACGGGTGCCGAAGTC
Coding sequences:
- a CDS encoding HAMP domain-containing protein; translated protein: MTTKSVEAEQQGPGEQELRQLLAGLTAVRDGDFGTRLPSDGEGLLGDIATVFNGMVDQLSVFTSEVTRVAREVGTEGTLGGQAEVPGVSGTWADLTDSVNAMAGNLTTQVRDIAQVATAVAKGDLSQKIDVPARGEILQLKETVNTMVDQLSAFADEVTRVAREVGSEGRLGGQAQVPGVGGVWRDLTDSVNFMAGNLTSQVRNIAQVTTAVAQGDLSQKITVDARGEILELKNTINTMVDQLSAFGDEVTRVAREVGTEGRLGGQADVKGVKGTWRDLTDSVNFMAGNLTAQVRNVAQVATAVAQGDLSQKITVDARGEILELKNTINTMVDQLSAFADEVTRVAREVGTEGNLGGQAIVRGSSGTWKDLTDNVNVMASNLTGQVRSIAQVATAVARGDLSQKITVEAKGEVAALADVINTMVDTLSAFADEVTRVAREVGTEGRLGGQAHVPNVAGTWKDLTDNVNSMANNLTGQVRNIALVTTAVANGDLSKKIDVDARGEILELKTTINTMVDQLSSFAAEVTRVAREVGSEGRLGGQAEVEGVEGTWKRLTENVNELAGNLTRQVRAIAEVTSAVAEGDLTRSITVEASGEVADLKDNINSMVESLRETTRANQEQDWLKTNLARISSLMQGHRDLPVVAELIMDELTPLVSAQYGAFYLAEDTDAGHDLRLVGSYGFPDDADRPTRIPIGRSLVGQAARNRRTITVEDLPEGYVSISSGLGHALPRALVVLPIVVEEQVLGVIELASLSHFRQIHQDFLTQLMPTIGVNLNTIVANVRTDELLEESQRLTVELQARSGELQVQQVELQRSNAELEEKASLLASQNRDIEAKNLQIEQARQELETRAQQLALASKYKSEFLANMSHELRTPLNSLLILAQLLAQNPSRNLTPKQVEYAGIIHSAGSDLLQLINDILDLSKVEAGKMDVSPERVPLRQLLEYVEATFRPMTTQKSLDFTVATAPGTPADLLTDDSRLRQILRNLLSNAVKFTEQGGVELSIEPAADREVPRGVHRGGPVVAFRVKDTGIGIPQQQLETIFGAFQQADGTTSRKYGGTGLGLSITREIAHLLGGAVTVDSTPGQGSIFTLYLPVARADFEELANGGRQAEPHRDDTVLDAAAPRALSGPTPPPGHRRRRLLVVEERQRGLLSLVAERAVADIARDPADPHGEIDIITAVGAEEAASTLAAEPCHCVVLELGMPHAEGADFLEAMRGDSALASVPVLVHTGHRVDLAQEHALRALAGDRPLDFLSSLDELRERITLHLSAEQPGDVLSLVRAEESQHAPAQVVDDSFSGRTVLVVDDDARNLFALSGVLELHGFEVLHADNGRKGIEMLLAHPDISLVLMDVMMPEMDGYAATAEIRSMPQYAELPIIAVTAKAMPGDQEKSLASGANDYITKPVDTGDLIARVRHWLPS